From a region of the Hymenobacter jejuensis genome:
- a CDS encoding ferritin-like domain-containing protein, whose amino-acid sequence MSKITQTGGDEAEFAKPLYVPIKRRSFFMYAGATAGATALLLAGCKDDDNNPSPTNGNSVSLGSGDVGVLNYAYALEQLEAAFYAQVKANPAADLSTAEKAYFTNIASHEALHRDFLKAAINRDAPGQIIADLTPDFSSIDFTKRSGVLAAAVAFEDLGVSAYNGAGKLIKKVDYLLVAGKIVSVEARHAAYVRDLMTAGSFAADDIVDPTSGLDKARTPSEVLGIAQKYIKQTIDGSKVGM is encoded by the coding sequence ATGTCTAAAATCACCCAAACCGGTGGGGATGAAGCGGAGTTCGCCAAGCCGCTTTATGTACCGATCAAGCGCCGTTCCTTCTTCATGTATGCCGGAGCCACTGCTGGCGCTACTGCGTTGCTTTTGGCTGGCTGTAAAGATGACGATAACAATCCTTCTCCTACCAATGGCAACTCGGTTAGCTTGGGTTCGGGCGATGTAGGCGTGTTGAACTATGCCTATGCTTTAGAACAACTCGAAGCCGCATTTTATGCGCAAGTAAAAGCCAATCCTGCAGCCGACCTCTCTACGGCTGAGAAAGCGTACTTTACCAATATTGCTTCACACGAGGCGCTGCACCGCGATTTCCTGAAAGCTGCCATCAACCGCGATGCGCCCGGCCAAATTATCGCCGACCTGACGCCTGACTTCTCGTCCATTGACTTTACGAAGCGCTCCGGCGTATTGGCCGCCGCAGTCGCATTCGAGGACTTGGGTGTGTCGGCCTACAACGGGGCCGGCAAACTCATCAAAAAGGTAGATTACCTGCTGGTAGCGGGCAAAATTGTGTCGGTGGAAGCGCGCCATGCTGCTTATGTACGCGACCTGATGACGGCCGGTAGCTTTGCCGCCGACGACATTGTGGACCCCACTTCAGGCTTGGACAAGGCTCGTACGCCCAGCGAAGTGCTCGGTATCGCGCAGAAGTACATCAAGCAGACGATCGACGGCTCAAAAGTCGGCATGTAA
- the queG gene encoding tRNA epoxyqueuosine(34) reductase QueG encodes MLPTAAYTAFIKRRAAELGFMYCGVSKAEFLEEEAPRLETWLSRQMNGKMAYMANHFDKRLDPRLLVDGAKSVVSLLLNYYPPQDEQQPDDTLKISKYAYGRDYHFVIKDKLKTLLADIQAEIGEVGGRVFVDSAPVMDKVWAKKSGLGWVGKNSNLITPGVGSFYFIAELILDLELEYDGPIKDYCGTCTKCMDACPTDAISEAYVVDGSRCISYFTIELKDQIPTEVNGKFGNWVFGCDICQDVCPWNRFAKPHAEPQFNAHPQLKEMRASDWQEITHELFSELFRQSAMKRTGYAGLVRNIQFVTDGPEPVGPGETNSAELL; translated from the coding sequence ATGCTCCCAACTGCTGCTTATACTGCCTTCATCAAGCGCCGCGCGGCGGAGCTGGGCTTTATGTATTGCGGCGTGTCGAAGGCAGAGTTTCTGGAAGAAGAAGCCCCACGGCTCGAAACCTGGCTTAGCCGCCAGATGAATGGCAAAATGGCCTACATGGCCAACCACTTCGACAAGCGCCTCGATCCGCGCCTGCTCGTGGATGGCGCCAAGTCGGTGGTCTCACTGTTGCTCAACTACTATCCGCCCCAAGATGAGCAACAGCCCGACGATACGCTTAAAATCAGTAAGTATGCGTATGGTCGTGATTATCACTTTGTTATAAAGGACAAGCTCAAAACCTTGCTAGCCGATATTCAGGCCGAAATCGGAGAAGTCGGTGGGCGCGTGTTCGTCGATTCGGCGCCAGTCATGGACAAGGTGTGGGCGAAGAAAAGCGGCTTGGGGTGGGTCGGTAAAAACAGCAACCTCATTACGCCCGGCGTAGGCAGCTTTTATTTCATCGCCGAGCTGATTTTGGATTTGGAACTGGAATACGACGGTCCCATCAAAGACTACTGCGGCACCTGCACCAAGTGTATGGACGCCTGCCCAACGGATGCTATTTCAGAAGCCTATGTAGTAGACGGCAGCCGTTGTATCAGCTACTTCACCATTGAGTTGAAAGACCAGATCCCGACCGAAGTGAATGGGAAGTTCGGCAACTGGGTCTTCGGCTGCGACATCTGCCAGGATGTGTGCCCCTGGAATCGATTTGCCAAGCCGCACGCCGAGCCACAATTCAACGCGCATCCGCAACTCAAGGAAATGCGTGCCAGCGATTGGCAGGAAATTACGCACGAGCTGTTTTCGGAGCTGTTCCGCCAATCGGCCATGAAGCGGACGGGGTATGCCGGTTTGGTACGTAACATTCAGTTCGTAACCGACGGGCCGGAGCCTGTCGGGCCGGGCGAAACCAACAGCGCCGAACTGCTCTGA
- a CDS encoding ferritin-like domain-containing protein: MSDSASFADRVMRRRSFFRVAGATAVTSALVLAGCDTNTPTPVATDPVLSLGSGDTGIMNYAYLLEQLEAAFYQKIIDTPPSDLRTGELAYLIDLRDHEVIHREFFKYVLGTTDAIQTQEFDFSTLTLTTRAGVLAAAKTIEDLGVAAYNGVGKLVANTVVLTMLSKISSVEARHAALIRDLQQPGAFADTTVSPVSGDGAGLDLLLTPTQVLEAAKPFFKITYSVASLPTS; encoded by the coding sequence ATGTCTGATTCTGCTTCTTTTGCGGACCGCGTGATGCGCCGCCGCTCCTTTTTTCGCGTGGCCGGTGCCACGGCCGTGACGTCCGCGCTGGTGCTGGCGGGCTGCGACACCAACACCCCGACGCCCGTTGCCACCGATCCTGTGTTGAGTTTGGGCAGCGGCGACACGGGCATTATGAACTACGCTTACCTGTTGGAACAGCTGGAAGCGGCATTCTACCAAAAAATCATCGACACGCCCCCTTCCGATCTGCGGACGGGCGAGTTGGCCTACCTCATCGACCTGCGCGATCACGAAGTCATTCACCGCGAGTTCTTCAAGTATGTTTTGGGCACTACCGATGCTATTCAAACGCAGGAATTCGATTTCAGCACGCTCACTCTCACAACCCGCGCGGGAGTGTTGGCAGCAGCCAAAACAATCGAAGATTTGGGCGTAGCCGCCTACAACGGCGTGGGCAAGTTGGTCGCTAACACCGTAGTACTGACCATGCTCAGCAAAATTTCGTCGGTGGAAGCCCGCCACGCCGCCCTGATCCGTGATTTGCAGCAACCCGGTGCGTTTGCCGACACTACCGTATCGCCGGTGAGCGGCGACGGCGCTGGCCTCGACCTGCTGCTGACACCGACGCAGGTACTCGAAGCGGCAAAGCCTTTTTTCAAAATCACCTATTCCGTTGCCAGCTTACCTACCTCGTAA
- a CDS encoding ferritin-like domain-containing protein encodes MNIFQIIDKLAAVDPDVLDRFDSRRAVFNSLGSMAKRTALSATPLFLGALFQKAYAQTAAETPVQILNYALTLELLEADFYKKFLAAGTIPAGAPLGAITQIKKHEDAHVTLLTNAIKGLNGTPVTGVTFKQSAFPADYATQLVVAQALEDTGVRAYKGRAGELLGTDLLTVALQIHSVEARHAAHIRGMRQQPAWIPASDSALPAPLGPVYTGSTPESNTTQAGVEVVSALKYSADDAAAAFDEILTKAEVLDMSRAGGLVQS; translated from the coding sequence ATGAATATATTTCAAATCATCGATAAGCTTGCCGCCGTTGACCCGGACGTCCTAGACCGTTTTGACTCGCGCCGGGCTGTGTTCAACTCGCTGGGCTCTATGGCCAAGCGGACGGCTTTATCGGCCACGCCGTTGTTTTTGGGAGCATTATTCCAGAAAGCCTATGCTCAAACCGCGGCCGAAACGCCAGTTCAGATCCTGAACTATGCGCTGACGCTGGAATTGCTGGAAGCTGACTTTTACAAGAAATTCTTGGCCGCCGGCACGATACCGGCCGGCGCTCCGCTTGGGGCCATTACGCAGATCAAGAAGCACGAAGATGCGCACGTCACCTTGCTGACGAACGCCATCAAAGGCCTCAACGGCACTCCCGTTACGGGCGTGACCTTTAAGCAATCTGCTTTCCCCGCCGATTACGCAACACAACTTGTTGTAGCACAAGCACTTGAAGACACAGGCGTACGGGCATACAAAGGCCGGGCCGGTGAATTGCTGGGCACCGATTTGCTGACTGTTGCTTTGCAGATCCACTCGGTAGAGGCACGTCATGCGGCCCACATTCGCGGTATGCGCCAGCAACCCGCCTGGATTCCGGCCTCGGATTCTGCGTTGCCTGCTCCCCTTGGTCCGGTTTACACGGGCTCTACTCCGGAAAGCAACACGACGCAAGCCGGCGTGGAAGTAGTATCGGCGCTAAAATACTCGGCCGACGATGCCGCTGCAGCATTCGACGAAATCCTGACCAAAGCCGAAGTGCTCGATATGTCGCGCGCTGGCGGCTTGGTCCAAAGCTAG
- the ruvB gene encoding Holliday junction branch migration DNA helicase RuvB, whose product MRETYLTGDSSHMDATDKEIDKALRPLSFEDFTGQEKILDNLRVFVAAAKQRGDALDHVLLHGPPGLGKTTLSHIIANELGAGIKMTSGPVLDKPSDLAGLLTNLEPHDVLFIDEIHRLNPVVEEYLYSAMEDYRIDIMLDSGPNARSVQISLSPFTLIGATTRSGLLTAPLRARFGINARLEYYDSKLLTTIVKRSAEILGTPIYDDAAFEIARRSRGTPRIANNLLRRTRDFAQIKGTGTITVDIAQFALNALDVDHHGLDDMDKRILTTIIDKFKGGPVGISTIATACGEEAETIEEVYEPFLIQEGYIMRTSRGREATEAAYRHLGKLMPQHLRGNTTDLFDSQV is encoded by the coding sequence ATGCGTGAAACATACCTGACCGGTGACAGCAGCCACATGGACGCCACCGACAAAGAAATAGACAAGGCCCTTCGCCCGCTTAGCTTCGAAGATTTCACGGGGCAGGAGAAAATTCTGGATAACCTGCGCGTATTTGTGGCCGCCGCCAAGCAGCGCGGCGATGCCCTCGACCACGTGCTGTTGCACGGGCCTCCCGGCTTGGGCAAAACGACGCTCTCGCACATCATTGCCAACGAGCTAGGTGCCGGCATCAAAATGACGTCGGGGCCGGTGCTCGATAAGCCTTCCGATCTGGCGGGTTTGCTCACCAACCTCGAGCCGCACGACGTGTTGTTCATCGACGAGATTCATCGCCTCAACCCCGTGGTGGAAGAATACCTGTACTCGGCGATGGAAGATTACCGCATCGACATCATGCTCGATTCGGGTCCGAATGCGCGCTCGGTGCAGATTTCGCTCTCGCCGTTTACGCTCATCGGCGCCACCACGCGGTCGGGTTTGCTAACGGCTCCGTTGCGGGCGCGCTTCGGCATCAATGCCCGTCTGGAATACTACGACTCGAAACTGCTCACCACCATTGTAAAGCGCTCGGCCGAAATTTTGGGCACGCCGATTTACGACGACGCGGCCTTTGAGATTGCCCGTCGTTCGCGGGGTACGCCGCGTATCGCCAACAACCTGCTGCGCCGCACCCGCGACTTTGCCCAGATCAAAGGGACCGGCACCATCACCGTCGATATTGCGCAGTTTGCCCTGAACGCTCTTGACGTCGACCACCACGGCCTCGACGACATGGACAAGCGCATCCTGACCACCATTATCGATAAGTTTAAGGGTGGCCCCGTGGGCATCAGCACCATTGCCACGGCGTGTGGCGAAGAAGCCGAAACCATCGAGGAAGTGTACGAGCCGTTCCTGATTCAGGAAGGCTACATCATGCGCACGTCGCGCGGCCGCGAGGCTACCGAGGCAGCGTACCGGCACCTGGGCAAGCTGATGCCCCAACATTTGCGCGGCAACACTACTGACTTATTTGATTCGCAGGTATAA
- the aroC gene encoding chorismate synthase gives MNSFGTLFRITTFGESHGVGIGVTIDGCPAGLPVTAETIQTALDRRRPGQSDLTTPRREADRVEVLSGLFEGQTTGTPIGLFIRNQDQASHDYSHIEHAYRPSHADYTYDAKYGRRDYRGGGRSSARETAARVAAGAVAAELLAHYGIKASSYVSQVGAVRVPVGYEELDLGLIESNTVRCPHPETAERMAELIRQTRDRHDTVGGIVTGVVRGVPAGLGEPVFDKLHADLGKAMLSINAVKGFEYGSGFDGTLLFGSEHNDAFYTDESGAVRTRTNHSGGIQGGISNGQDIYFRVAFKPVATILQPQTTINDQGEEITLAGKGRHDPCVLPRAVPIVDAMTNLVLADMLLRSRSSKL, from the coding sequence ATGAACTCTTTCGGCACTCTTTTCCGCATAACCACCTTCGGCGAATCGCACGGCGTGGGCATTGGCGTTACCATCGACGGGTGCCCGGCTGGGTTGCCTGTGACCGCCGAAACCATCCAGACGGCTTTGGATCGGCGGCGGCCCGGCCAGTCGGACCTGACTACGCCGCGCCGGGAGGCCGACCGCGTGGAAGTACTCTCGGGCCTGTTTGAAGGCCAAACTACAGGAACTCCTATTGGGCTTTTCATTCGCAATCAAGATCAGGCCAGCCACGATTATTCGCACATCGAACACGCTTACCGCCCTTCACACGCCGACTACACCTACGACGCGAAATACGGCCGTCGTGATTACCGCGGCGGCGGCCGAAGCTCAGCCCGCGAAACGGCGGCCCGCGTGGCGGCCGGGGCCGTTGCGGCCGAGCTGTTGGCGCATTACGGCATCAAAGCGAGCAGCTATGTGTCGCAGGTAGGCGCTGTGCGCGTGCCCGTAGGCTACGAGGAGCTTGATCTGGGCCTTATCGAAAGCAACACGGTACGCTGCCCGCACCCCGAGACTGCCGAGCGCATGGCCGAACTCATCCGCCAGACTCGCGACCGGCACGACACCGTTGGGGGCATCGTAACGGGCGTGGTACGCGGGGTGCCCGCCGGTTTGGGTGAGCCCGTTTTCGACAAGCTACACGCCGATCTGGGCAAAGCCATGCTGAGCATCAACGCTGTGAAAGGCTTCGAATACGGGTCGGGCTTTGATGGTACGCTGTTGTTTGGCTCGGAACACAACGATGCCTTTTATACCGACGAAAGCGGCGCCGTCCGGACGCGCACGAACCACTCGGGTGGCATTCAGGGCGGTATTAGCAACGGGCAGGATATCTACTTCCGCGTTGCTTTCAAGCCCGTTGCCACAATTTTACAGCCCCAAACCACCATCAACGACCAAGGCGAAGAGATTACACTGGCCGGCAAAGGCCGCCACGACCCATGCGTGCTGCCGCGTGCCGTGCCCATCGTCGACGCCATGACCAACCTTGTGCTCGCCGATATGCTGCTGCGCAGCCGCAGCAGTAAGTTGTAG
- a CDS encoding DUF4268 domain-containing protein, which yields MYSKTEVAQLRQAFWTTFGQYMLPVPSAEGVRTNWINYKTGLKHVQFRMHADGRRAAIAIELTHPDADIRALFFEQFQALKNVLHESVGEPWQWVPDALDANGQPLARIFRELQPVNLFNRDDWPQLISFFKPRLIALDEFWSNAQYAFEDLR from the coding sequence ATGTATAGCAAAACCGAAGTTGCTCAGCTCCGACAGGCTTTCTGGACTACGTTCGGCCAGTATATGCTGCCCGTGCCCTCGGCGGAAGGTGTGCGCACCAACTGGATCAACTACAAAACGGGCCTCAAACACGTGCAGTTTCGGATGCACGCCGACGGTCGGCGCGCCGCCATCGCCATCGAGCTGACGCACCCCGATGCCGACATACGGGCCTTGTTTTTTGAGCAGTTTCAGGCGCTGAAAAATGTTTTGCACGAATCGGTGGGCGAGCCCTGGCAGTGGGTACCCGACGCGCTGGACGCCAACGGCCAGCCACTCGCCCGTATCTTCCGGGAGTTGCAGCCCGTCAACCTCTTCAACCGCGACGATTGGCCGCAACTAATCTCCTTTTTTAAGCCGCGCCTGATCGCGCTGGACGAGTTTTGGAGCAATGCGCAATACGCATTCGAAGACCTACGTTAG
- a CDS encoding ferritin-like domain-containing protein — protein sequence MNILKLLADLAEVDPEITERLSPRRDVLNRLGKLSGKTAVAALPMAFGTLLQQAYGGPKDTIYDALRLALTLEYLESEFYGRALGVLPSNSPVAAGLIPADARAGIETIYRHEQQHVDTLKLVIQSSGGDLPAKPNFDFTGSKNGSQSAPFGDVFTNFDTFLKVAQTLEDTGVRAYKGQVANLAYDNAIVEAAVRIHSMEARHASHIRTLRRGRGANVKSWISSNDEVITVPGKTDAAYAGEESTKQLVTLASSDGSTRNILVPFDNSGSSLPIDIDKVGTAILVKVAEAFDEPLTAASATAVASAFIF from the coding sequence ATGAACATTCTGAAGCTACTGGCCGATCTGGCCGAAGTTGACCCGGAAATAACCGAACGCCTCAGTCCGCGCCGCGACGTACTCAACCGTTTAGGCAAGCTCAGCGGTAAAACGGCGGTGGCAGCCCTCCCGATGGCTTTTGGCACCCTGTTGCAACAAGCCTATGGCGGGCCCAAAGACACGATTTACGATGCCCTGCGTTTGGCGCTGACCCTGGAATACCTAGAGAGTGAATTTTACGGTCGGGCTCTGGGTGTATTGCCCAGCAACTCGCCCGTAGCAGCAGGACTCATTCCGGCAGATGCGCGAGCAGGCATCGAAACGATTTACCGCCACGAGCAGCAACACGTTGATACACTGAAGCTTGTAATTCAGTCTTCCGGTGGCGACTTGCCTGCTAAGCCCAACTTCGATTTTACGGGCAGCAAAAACGGCAGCCAGTCGGCACCGTTTGGCGACGTGTTTACCAACTTCGATACGTTTCTGAAAGTAGCCCAGACGCTGGAAGATACCGGCGTGCGGGCCTACAAAGGCCAAGTGGCCAACCTTGCTTACGACAACGCCATCGTCGAAGCTGCGGTGCGCATTCACAGCATGGAAGCACGGCATGCCTCCCACATTCGCACGTTGCGGCGCGGACGCGGGGCCAACGTCAAAAGCTGGATCAGCAGCAACGACGAGGTCATTACGGTGCCGGGCAAAACGGACGCGGCGTATGCTGGCGAAGAGTCTACTAAGCAGCTTGTAACCTTGGCCAGCTCCGATGGCTCGACCCGCAACATCTTGGTGCCCTTCGATAATTCGGGCAGCAGCCTGCCTATTGACATTGACAAAGTTGGTACGGCAATCTTAGTAAAAGTAGCCGAAGCCTTCGATGAGCCCCTGACGGCCGCCTCTGCTACGGCGGTGGCGTCGGCTTTCATTTTTTAA
- a CDS encoding BatD family protein, which produces MLPFIFRFLLLCVLLMGSYWAEAQVDATGQAEIELGKVAFPVNEYFTISFHLRGAPLERYSAFPDLEGFKKSGKSSTTTTRITGGQTTTELTITQRYAAFAEGEFVVKPFTMTVNGQVVRSAGATLKVGPVAAAQAPSATAPPGAGPLQGIGLLDQLFGKPRPQDYIEPHDNAFLALVADKNSVYVGEGVHIGLYFYLTPSDQGLLDFHNFAGQLPDLLRRMRQRTAWEEPFEEQEILPETIVAGGKTYLRYRLYEAEYYPLNNQSLVFPALPLQMVKYRVAKKPEAGSDNRLEGYKIYYSDARTVTVKPLPPHPLRDQVPVGNYQLREAIDRTTFRTGQVFTYTFRVEGEGNLAALSAPVLRARPKLEVYGPDVQQDLTRQGGRVGGAKVFSYRMVAQQPGVLPLDSVLSLVVFNPSTARYDTLRPEIRPDIGGSAKLASGFHGNPDDPFYADVLNNADNHLQPLDEYRNVRLYANLVLVLLAAIAGFGWWRKKM; this is translated from the coding sequence ATGCTTCCGTTTATTTTTCGCTTCCTGCTGCTTTGTGTGCTCTTAATGGGGTCATATTGGGCGGAGGCACAAGTTGATGCCACCGGGCAAGCCGAAATCGAGCTGGGGAAAGTTGCTTTCCCGGTTAACGAATATTTCACCATCAGCTTCCACCTGCGCGGTGCGCCGCTGGAGCGGTATTCGGCCTTTCCCGACCTCGAAGGGTTCAAGAAAAGCGGCAAGTCGAGCACCACCACCACCCGCATCACCGGCGGACAAACCACTACCGAGCTGACCATTACGCAGCGGTACGCCGCCTTTGCCGAAGGCGAGTTTGTGGTTAAGCCCTTTACCATGACCGTCAATGGGCAGGTGGTACGCTCGGCAGGCGCTACGCTGAAGGTAGGGCCGGTAGCTGCGGCGCAGGCGCCCTCGGCTACTGCACCGCCCGGGGCGGGACCGTTGCAGGGCATTGGGTTGTTAGATCAGCTTTTTGGCAAGCCACGCCCGCAGGACTACATCGAGCCGCACGACAACGCTTTTCTGGCATTGGTGGCCGACAAAAACAGCGTGTACGTAGGCGAGGGCGTGCACATTGGGCTGTATTTCTACCTCACGCCCAGCGATCAGGGGCTGCTCGATTTCCACAATTTTGCCGGCCAGCTCCCGGATCTGTTGCGCCGGATGCGGCAGCGCACGGCATGGGAAGAGCCCTTCGAAGAGCAAGAGATTCTGCCCGAAACCATTGTCGCAGGCGGCAAAACATACCTGCGCTATCGCCTCTATGAAGCTGAATACTATCCGCTTAATAATCAGTCACTTGTATTTCCGGCTTTGCCCTTGCAAATGGTGAAATACCGCGTCGCCAAAAAGCCCGAGGCAGGCTCTGATAACCGCTTGGAGGGCTACAAAATCTATTACTCAGATGCCCGTACTGTGACCGTGAAACCATTGCCGCCTCACCCCTTGCGCGATCAAGTGCCGGTCGGTAATTACCAGTTGCGCGAGGCCATCGACCGCACGACTTTCCGCACGGGGCAGGTGTTTACGTACACTTTTCGGGTAGAGGGCGAAGGCAATCTGGCGGCCCTCTCGGCGCCGGTTTTGCGTGCCCGGCCCAAGCTGGAGGTCTACGGGCCGGATGTGCAGCAGGACCTGACGCGGCAGGGCGGCCGCGTGGGCGGGGCCAAGGTATTCAGCTACCGCATGGTGGCCCAACAGCCCGGCGTGTTGCCGCTCGACAGCGTGTTGTCGTTGGTGGTGTTCAACCCCAGCACGGCCCGCTACGATACGCTGCGCCCGGAAATTCGCCCCGACATTGGAGGTAGCGCCAAGCTGGCTTCGGGCTTTCACGGCAATCCCGATGACCCATTTTACGCCGACGTGCTCAACAACGCCGACAACCACTTACAACCGCTGGACGAGTACCGCAATGTGCGTCTGTACGCCAATTTGGTGCTGGTGCTGCTAGCGGCCATCGCCGGATTTGGCTGGTGGAGAAAGAAAATGTAG
- a CDS encoding HIRAN domain-containing protein, with translation MNTADASAPLVLLECLVAGTTHRPNLKQHEPGLYLGQPLRLIREADSKYDDWAVQVHTEATDSVPSVWLGYLPEGRNETVARLLEAGKNITARLVHKSWEEDWLYLEIEVLLND, from the coding sequence ATGAACACTGCCGACGCCTCCGCTCCCCTCGTGCTGCTCGAATGCCTTGTGGCCGGCACCACGCACCGCCCCAACCTCAAACAGCACGAGCCCGGCTTGTACCTAGGGCAGCCTCTGCGACTCATCCGCGAGGCCGACAGCAAATACGACGACTGGGCCGTGCAAGTACATACCGAAGCCACCGACTCGGTGCCATCGGTGTGGCTTGGCTACCTGCCCGAAGGTCGCAACGAAACAGTCGCGCGGCTGTTGGAGGCTGGCAAAAACATCACGGCACGCTTGGTGCACAAATCCTGGGAAGAGGATTGGCTGTACCTGGAAATTGAAGTTTTGTTAAACGATTGA
- a CDS encoding ferritin-like domain-containing protein, producing the protein MSKITQNGTDEAEFAKPLYVPIKRRSFFMYAGATAGATALLLAGCKDEDNNVAAPTTPGMVSVGTGDVGVLNYAYALEQLEAGFYTQVRTGTYYTGLAATSAEKQILDDLYYHEVIHREFFKAAITAAAPTQIIKALEPDFSKIDFNSRTSVLGTAKAFEDLGVAAYNGAGRYIQSAQYLVIAGKIVSVEARHAAIIRDLVAEASFVDSDVVAIGSTGLELSKEPSVVVATANTFLKDGSKLDVSGIK; encoded by the coding sequence ATGTCCAAAATCACCCAAAATGGGACGGACGAAGCGGAATTCGCCAAGCCGCTTTATGTACCGATCAAACGCCGCTCTTTCTTCATGTACGCCGGTGCCACCGCTGGTGCCACTGCCTTGCTATTAGCAGGTTGCAAAGACGAAGACAACAACGTGGCTGCTCCTACTACCCCTGGCATGGTAAGCGTCGGAACCGGCGACGTAGGTGTTCTGAACTACGCTTACGCCCTGGAGCAGCTCGAGGCCGGTTTTTACACGCAAGTCCGTACAGGTACTTACTACACTGGCTTAGCGGCTACCAGCGCCGAGAAGCAGATCTTGGACGACCTATACTACCACGAAGTTATTCACCGCGAGTTCTTCAAGGCGGCTATCACGGCGGCGGCACCTACCCAGATCATCAAGGCATTGGAGCCTGATTTCTCGAAAATCGATTTCAACAGCCGCACCAGTGTACTAGGAACGGCCAAGGCATTTGAGGACCTCGGTGTTGCGGCATATAATGGAGCAGGACGTTATATTCAATCGGCTCAGTATCTGGTGATTGCCGGCAAAATTGTATCGGTGGAAGCGCGCCATGCGGCTATCATCCGTGACTTGGTTGCCGAAGCTTCGTTTGTCGATTCCGACGTTGTTGCAATCGGCTCGACGGGCTTAGAGCTTTCGAAAGAGCCTTCGGTAGTGGTAGCTACGGCTAACACGTTCCTCAAAGACGGTTCGAAGCTGGACGTTTCCGGCATCAAGTAA
- a CDS encoding ferritin-like domain-containing protein has protein sequence MNIFAILSELEKTDPEVFERFDSRRRVFKHMTGFGKTLAASALPLALGSIFNKAYGQTTSAPSVNDVLNFALKLEYLESYFYDAGLGVAGSTATAAQTTFRALFSATNLSALDKIRTDEANHVKYLATALGANAIAAPARTQFDFTGGKGSGTGPFADVFLNPATFLAVAQSLEDTGVRAYKGGAPYLMSNKDVLTAALNIHSVEARHASRLRTMRRAGANNNTASAVAPAGTTEAGRNASPKSWISGKDNGGASPTQTAPIYDAGTAPSYTPTGITFPAEDNVTQGGVNLQTALSSLNFPTLAFSEAFDEPLPVPTVSAIASTFTITGSTLFS, from the coding sequence ATGAATATTTTTGCAATACTTTCTGAGCTCGAGAAAACAGATCCGGAGGTTTTCGAACGCTTCGACTCGCGTCGCCGCGTGTTCAAACACATGACCGGCTTTGGTAAGACGCTGGCGGCTTCGGCGTTGCCTTTGGCGCTGGGCTCCATCTTCAACAAAGCCTACGGCCAGACGACTTCGGCCCCCAGCGTAAACGACGTACTCAACTTCGCCCTAAAGCTGGAGTATCTGGAATCATATTTCTACGATGCGGGCTTAGGCGTTGCCGGTTCCACGGCTACTGCCGCTCAGACCACTTTCCGGGCTCTGTTTAGCGCTACCAACCTGTCGGCCCTCGACAAGATTCGCACCGACGAAGCCAACCATGTAAAGTATCTGGCTACTGCGCTGGGTGCCAACGCGATCGCAGCTCCGGCGCGCACGCAATTTGACTTTACAGGCGGTAAGGGCTCTGGCACGGGTCCTTTCGCAGACGTATTCCTGAATCCAGCCACGTTCCTGGCAGTTGCGCAATCGCTGGAGGACACCGGGGTGCGGGCCTACAAAGGCGGTGCTCCTTATCTGATGAGCAACAAAGATGTATTGACAGCTGCGTTGAACATTCACTCAGTAGAAGCTCGTCACGCTTCGCGTCTGCGCACGATGCGCCGTGCTGGTGCTAACAACAACACGGCCTCTGCTGTAGCACCTGCTGGTACTACCGAAGCCGGCCGCAACGCATCGCCCAAAAGCTGGATTTCGGGCAAAGACAACGGCGGTGCCTCGCCAACCCAAACGGCGCCGATCTACGACGCCGGCACTGCTCCCTCTTACACTCCAACCGGTATTACATTTCCGGCTGAGGACAATGTAACCCAAGGCGGTGTAAACCTGCAAACGGCTCTGTCGTCGCTGAACTTCCCAACGCTGGCCTTTTCGGAAGCTTTCGATGAGCCTCTCCCCGTTCCTACGGTGTCGGCTATTGCCAGCACGTTCACGATTACGGGTAGCACGTTGTTTAGCTAA